In the genome of Nymphaea colorata isolate Beijing-Zhang1983 chromosome 9, ASM883128v2, whole genome shotgun sequence, one region contains:
- the LOC116260332 gene encoding uncharacterized protein LOC116260332, whose translation MGATVPYFPTWIPEDDLLLKNAVEAGASLESLAKGAVQFSRRFSIKELRERWHALLYHPEISAEAAARMVELELSASNAPKFNKLCKVKGQEVVPEKRKVDNVRSNYYATRKKICNDSTNFIDSSYHIPQGAHVGFMGSEGSHLQEQMNELAVRNCVEGTPIGDNFRATESGFDIGSQEFSQLERVGSVLHGFHASGAATLTNDLHDGNITSTCLYGLPGDNISSIPVENAVAIDISSFNQENLVKDFSQILAANPVDFQNRLDIQETSLQQSMEMNDIFVDHDLEVKPLPEYDSIDRKTNDTLPGFGKIQAFNSSTTDSKSPCTQSRFSSPPNGETIWGAVGGISSSITNEGECRDKGQNEDTFLKSPIDGIKKISSPELATIITEFNDAVVTSGAMDDSFAVSQSEFMELSNSLLSYVGEGDLLYLNVDEKDMDRACLDGLGSIFLNSPKDVDQEDSSKLVEPRESAAAKTCSQIVGGGHIKEEDAMQPLDSDSADQCHVCDSEANVPSIPTCNFHLPEDVEIRNCILNTEDPNIPCNNDIFPSKPASRPCFPSIAQHNPDQIIMSNSFSDRETCNRRTSEPSLAVMRADLEMHGHMHVSPYVPGPSALVEIGLKDVGHCERVKVENLTSDSPSTSSMNASAGAENRKECNIAPSTSKTAKGLSLQDHATTPRLGKGDFCYSTETLDLEDSAAYAKSYPENAVNSKKHGVDSQLEVVKHATQLALAEQVTGGIHVSNTHEVGCLEQVTHVSTSDKEEQHCESEDDVPYFSDIETMILDMDLPPIDHDMFFAQEEIRYQLGNNRQEIMRLEKIATSYMQRAATRCGAFAVFYGRRLKHYITKFEVSLGRATGDVNVDIDLRREGRANKISRRQAIIKMEEDGSFYITNLGKKAISVNSKDIASGHRLCLASGSLIEIRGLRFIFETNPKLVKQYIANMNERKTKNKCTDADMNQSV comes from the exons ATGGGTGCCACCGTTCCTTATTTCCCTACTTGGATTCCTGAAGACGATCTTTTGCTGAAGAATGCGGTCGAG GCAGGTGCATCCTTGGAGTCACTTGCAAAAGGTGCCGTGCAGTTCTCTCGGAGGTTTTCTATCAAAGAACTCCGTGAACGATGGCATGCTCTTCTCTATCACCCGGAGATTTCAGCAGAAGCTGCTGCTCGGATGGTAGAACTTGAACTCTCTGCTTCCAATGCTCCAAAATTCAATAAACTTTGCAAGGTGAAAGGACAAGAAGTTGTCcctgagaaaagaaaagtggaCAATGTTCGCAGTAACTATTATGCtacgagaaaaaaaatttgtaatgACTCCACTAACTTTATTGATTCAAGTTATCATATTCCACAAGGTGCACATGTGGGATTTATGGGAAGTGAAGGCAGTCATCTCCaggagcaaatgaatgaacttGCTGTTAGGAACTGTGTAGAAGGCACACCTATTGGAGACAACTTTAGAGCCACAGAATCAGGTTTTGATATTGGAAGCCAAGAGTTTTCTCAGTTGGAGAGAGTTGGTTCTGTTCTGCATGGATTTCATGCATCAGGTGCTGCTACGCTTACCAATGATCTTCATGATGGAAATATAACAAGCACTTGCTTATATGGACTCCCAGGAGATAATATATCCTCCATTCCAGTTGAAAATGCTGTTGCAATTGACATCTCATCATTCAATCAAGAAAACTTGGTAAAAGATTTCTCTCAAATTCTTGCTGCGAATCCAGTTGATTTCCAGAATAGGTTGGACATTCAAGAAACAAGCTTGCAGCAATCAATGGAAATGAATGACATATTTGTGGATCATGATTTAGAGGTAAAACCTTTGCCTGAGTATGACTCAATAGACAGGAAAACTAATGATACTCTTCCTGGCTTTGGAAAAATTCAGGCGTTCAATTCATCAACCACAGATTCTAAGTCGCCATGCACACAGTCAAGGTTTTCCAGTCCTCCAAATGGTGAAACTATTTGGGGAGCTGTTGGAGGAATTTCGTCATCAATAACAAATGAAGGGGAATGCAGAGACAAAGGTCAAAATGAGGACACTTTTTTGAAATCCCCTATAGATGGTATTAAGAAAATCAGCTCACCTGAACTTGCTACTATCATCACTGAGTTTAATGATGCAGTAGTCACTTCTGGTGCTATGGATGACTCGTTCGCTGTTTCCCAGAGTGAGTTCATGGAGCTTTCAAACTCTCTTCTAAGTTATGTGGGTGAAGGAGATCTACTTTATTTGAATGTTGATGAAAAGGACATGGATAGGGCTTGCCTTGATGGTCTAGGTTCAATATTTCTGAATTCTCCTAAAGATGTAGACCAAGAAGATTCATCAAAGTTAGTCGAACCTAGGGAATCAGCAGCAGCTAAAACTTGTTCTCAGATTGTTGGTGGTGGACATATTAAAGAAGAAGATGCTATGCAACCATTGGATTCTGATTCTGCTGATCAATGTCATGTTTGTGATTCAGAAGCTAATGTCCCATCTATTCCTACATGCAATTTCCATTTACCTGAAGATGTGGAGATTAGAAACTGTATACTCAACACAGAGGATCCCAATATACCATGCAATAATGATATCTTTCCTTCAAAACCTGCTTCAAGACCATGTTTCCCCTCTATTGCCCAACATAATCCTGATCAGATTATCATGTCAAATTCCTTTTCTGATAGAGAAACTTGCAATCGTCGAACAAGTGAACCGAGTTTAGCTGTTATGCGGGCAGATCTTGAAATGCATGGTCATATGCATGTCAGTCCTTATGTTCCGGGGCCCTCTGCGTTGGTAGAGATTGGTCTTAAGGATGTAGGGCACTGTGAAAGGGTAAAAGTTGAGAACCTAACATCTGATTCACCCTCTACAAGCTCCATGAATGCAAGTGCGGGAGCAGAGAACCGAAAGGAATGCAATATAGCACCTTCGACTTCAAAAACTGCCAAGGGTCTGTCTTTGCAAGACCATGCTACAACACCTCGACTGGGAAAGGGTGACTTCTGTTACTCAACAGAGACACTTGATTTGGAGGATTCTGCTGCTTATGCTAAAAGCTATCCAGAAAATGCAGTTAACAGCAAAAAGCACGGAGTAGATTCACAACTTGAGGTTGTAAAACATGCAACACAGTTGGCTCTTGCCGAGCAAGTTACTGGAGGCATTCATGTGAGTAATACGCATGAGGTGGGCTGTCTAGAGCAAGTAACCCacgtctcaacttctgacaagGAGGAGCAACATTGTGAAAGTGAAGATGATGTACCATATTTTTCAGACATTGAAACAATG ATATTAGATATGGACTTACCCCCTATTGATCATGACATGTTCTTTGCTCAAGAAG AAATTAGATATCAACTTGGGAACAACAGGCAGGAAATCATGAGATTGGAAAAGATCGCGACTTCTTATATGCAACGGGCTGCCACAAGATGTGGTGCCTTTGCTGTTTTTTATGGACGTCGTTTGAAGCATTACATTACGAAATTTGAG GTATCTTTGGGGAGAGCAACAGGAGACGTTAATGTGGATATTGACTTGAGAAGAGAAGGCCGTGCAAATAAAATATCCCGACGGCAG GCAATCATAAAGATGGAAGAAGATGGATCTTTTTATATAACTAATCTTGGGAAAAAAGCTATCTCAGTCAACAGCAAGGACATAGCAAGTGGTCACCGCTTATGCCTTGCATCTGGTTCATTGATTGAG ATCAGGGGCTTGCGGTTCATTTTTGAGACTAACCCAAAGCTTGTGAAGCAGTATATAGCCAACATGAATGAAAGGAAGACAAAAAACAAATGTACTGATGCAGATATGAATCAATCAGTTTGA